Proteins from a genomic interval of Benincasa hispida cultivar B227 chromosome 7, ASM972705v1, whole genome shotgun sequence:
- the LOC120081380 gene encoding probable dual-specificity RNA methyltransferase RlmN, which produces MMIPISMALIHQVCSPSVARALRPRCVAAVPSRNLSTSISPPARASPEAPKVLIGLSDQELQQLAVDFGQEKYRGKQLHQLIYKRKVKEIEEFTNLPLAFRNDLQEAGWKVGRSPVYQSVTASDGTVKLLLKLDDNRLIETVGIPVEDKNNKGSVRLTACISSQVGCPLRCSFCATGKGGFSRNLQRHEIVEQVFAIEDIFNHRVTNVVFMGMGEPMLNMKSVLEAHRCLNKDVQIGQRMITISTVGVPNTIKRLASHKLQSTLAVSLHAPNQKLRETIVPSAKAYPLEALMKDCRDYFLQTSRRVSFEYALLAGVNDAVEHAVELSKLLHEWGGGYHVNLIPFNPIEGSEYQRPYKKAVMAFVAALESHKITVSVRQTRGLDANAACGQLRNQFQKNPLLVDSDISQSESAVAVAC; this is translated from the exons ATGATGATACCCATTTCAATGGCGCTCATTCACCAAGTTTGCTCGCCGTCCGTCGCACGTGCATTACGGCCTCGCTGCGTCGCTGCCGTGCCTTCTCGTAACCTCTCCACCTCCATATCCCCTCCCGCTCGGGCTTCTCCAGAAGCTCCCAAAGTGCTCATCGGCCTGTCGGACCAGGAGCTACAACAGCTCGCCGTGGACTTCGGCCAG GAGAAGTATAGAGGGAAGCAACTCCATCAGCTTATTTACAAGAGGAAGGTCAAGGAAATTGAAGAGTTTACCAACT TGCCACTGGCATTCAGGAATGATCTTCAGGAAGCTGGATGGAAAGTGGGCCGTTCGCCTGTTTACCAGTCTGTTACTGCTTCTGATGGAACCGTGAAG TTATTGCTTAAGTTGGATGACAACAGGCTGATTGAAACAGTTGGCATACCTGTGGAAGACAAAAACAATAAAGGTTCAGTTCGCCTCACTGCTTGCATCTCATCACAG GTTGGCTGCCCATTGCGCTGttctttttgtgccactggAAAAGGAGGATTTTCTAGGAATCTTCAGAGACATGAAATTGTTGAGCAG GTATTTGCAATTGAGGATATTTTCAACCATAGGGTGACAAATGTAGTATTCATGGGAATGGGCGAACCAATGTTAAATATGAAATCAGTGCTTGAAGCACATCGGTGCTTGAACAAG GACGTTCAAATTGGACAAAGAATGATTACAATTTCTACTGTGGGCGTTCCTAACACAATTAAAAGGCTGGCTTCTCACAAGCTTCAGTCAACATTGGCCGTCAG CTTACATGCACCAAACCAGAAGCTTCGGGAGACTATTGTGCCCAGTGCAAAAGCGTATCCTCTCGAAGCACTTATGAAAGATTGTCGTGATTATTTCCTCCAAACTAGTCGGAGAGTATCGTTCGAGTATGCACTTTTAG CTGGAGTCAATGATGCAGTAGAGCATGCTGTAGAGCTTTCAAAGCTTCTTCATGAATGGGGAGGGGGCTATCACGTGAACCTGATACCTTTCAATCCCATAGAAGGCTCTGAGTATCAGCGCCCATACAAGAAAGCT GTGATGGCATTTGTAGCTGCTCTAGAATCCCATAAAATTACTGTAAGTGTTCGTCAAACAAGAGGCCTGGATGCAAATGCAGCTTGTGGTCAGCTAAGAAACCAATTTCAAAAGAACCCTTTGCTTGTTGATTCCGACATCAGTCAGTCCGAATCAGCTGTAGCTGTGGCATGTTGA